A DNA window from Bradyrhizobium sp. CCBAU 53421 contains the following coding sequences:
- a CDS encoding MFS transporter, whose product MDQELDPALAQADAVALVPGDIALRVGDTPASPEKPAWGAVVAMMLGVTALLTAEFLPSGVLTPMARDLGVSPGLAGQAVTATSLAGLVGALFTPRLTRSFNRKPVLLSFSILLVISNLLVALAPSITFLLAARIVLGLAIGGFWAMAAATTIRLVPPSLVARALSIVMSGIPAAMIIAVPLGSYLGEVASWRIVFLLATALGAAVFVVQALALPRLAPKGEAGLDTLIDILTRPGIGAGILAATLVFTGHFGYFGYIRPFLESVTGLGAAGVAATLLAFGVANYIGSFASGLMAERKLKLTLIAMPLAISVLGLLLSVYGKDVIPALALVALWGFAFSGVPVATTTWITRMVPDETESGTGLTVASIFLGITMGAAGGGVVLDLMGAPAVFVAGAVPLVLAALLIATKVRTRTS is encoded by the coding sequence ATGGATCAAGAACTGGACCCCGCCCTGGCGCAGGCCGATGCCGTTGCGCTGGTGCCAGGCGACATCGCTCTTAGGGTTGGTGACACGCCGGCCTCACCGGAAAAGCCCGCCTGGGGCGCCGTCGTTGCCATGATGCTGGGCGTCACCGCACTGCTGACGGCGGAGTTCCTGCCGTCGGGCGTGCTGACGCCGATGGCACGCGACCTCGGTGTCAGTCCGGGCCTCGCCGGTCAGGCGGTGACGGCGACCTCGCTGGCCGGCCTGGTCGGCGCGCTGTTCACGCCGAGACTGACGCGCAGCTTCAATCGCAAGCCGGTGCTGCTCAGTTTCTCGATTCTGCTGGTGATCTCCAACCTGCTGGTGGCGCTGGCGCCGAGCATCACGTTCCTCCTCGCGGCACGGATCGTGCTCGGCCTCGCCATCGGCGGCTTCTGGGCGATGGCGGCAGCGACGACGATCAGGCTGGTGCCGCCGTCGCTGGTTGCACGGGCGTTGTCGATCGTGATGAGTGGTATTCCCGCCGCGATGATCATTGCCGTTCCGCTCGGCAGCTATCTCGGCGAGGTGGCGAGCTGGCGCATCGTGTTCCTGCTGGCGACGGCATTGGGCGCAGCGGTGTTCGTCGTCCAGGCGCTCGCGCTGCCGCGTTTGGCCCCGAAGGGAGAAGCCGGGCTCGACACCCTGATCGACATCCTGACACGACCGGGGATCGGTGCCGGCATCCTGGCGGCAACCTTGGTCTTCACCGGACATTTCGGCTATTTCGGCTACATCCGTCCCTTCCTCGAAAGCGTGACCGGACTCGGCGCTGCCGGCGTGGCGGCGACCTTGCTTGCCTTCGGCGTCGCCAACTATATCGGCTCCTTCGCCAGTGGGCTGATGGCCGAGCGCAAACTGAAGCTCACGCTGATCGCGATGCCGCTGGCGATCAGCGTGCTCGGCCTGTTGCTCTCGGTCTATGGCAAGGACGTCATTCCCGCACTGGCGCTGGTCGCACTCTGGGGATTCGCCTTTAGCGGCGTACCGGTCGCGACGACGACCTGGATCACCCGCATGGTGCCCGACGAGACCGAAAGCGGCACCGGATTGACCGTGGCCTCGATCTTCCTCGGCATCACCATGGGCGCGGCGGGCGGCGGGGTTGTGCTCGATCTGATGGGCGCGCCAGCCGTATTCGTGGCGGGCGCTGTTCCGCTGGTGCTCGCTGCACTGCTGATCGCCACCAAGGTGCGAACCAGGACGTCATGA
- a CDS encoding AraC family transcriptional regulator yields MFDRSSRSSAADTPDAAVDLVSELLLGMRLEGVHYRRVETRAPFGFRFETPYGRAQFHFVAHGTALLRYADATLLPLGCGDAIFLPRGGAHDLVSAADEPSCDVENFKTETLCGNVDVTSACPEGCPQDDQVLVFSACMNFDLGGMRPLIALMPEVMRVDTLLARQPEIEPMLKAMERETCTPRAGSVGVMARLADVLAASIVRGWVECGGDNAMGWFEALRDPRLGRAIGALHRAPGRNWTVAELAAEAGCSRSLFAERFQSMTGQSPLRYLAELRMRLATQWIEHERQPIDVIAQRLGYASQAAFSRAFKRITGQSPGMVRHAGGSRRAAE; encoded by the coding sequence ATGTTTGATCGTTCGTCCAGATCATCCGCCGCCGATACGCCCGACGCCGCCGTCGATCTGGTGAGCGAGTTGCTGCTCGGCATGCGCCTCGAGGGCGTTCACTACCGTCGGGTCGAGACGCGGGCGCCGTTCGGGTTTCGCTTCGAAACGCCGTACGGGCGCGCGCAATTCCACTTCGTTGCCCATGGCACGGCACTGCTGCGCTACGCCGATGCAACGCTGCTTCCGCTTGGATGCGGTGACGCGATTTTCCTGCCGCGCGGCGGTGCGCATGATCTCGTCTCGGCGGCGGACGAGCCGAGTTGCGACGTCGAGAATTTCAAGACCGAGACGCTGTGCGGCAACGTCGACGTGACGTCGGCCTGCCCTGAAGGATGCCCGCAGGACGATCAGGTCCTGGTCTTCAGCGCCTGCATGAATTTCGATCTTGGCGGCATGCGCCCGCTGATCGCCCTGATGCCGGAGGTGATGCGGGTCGACACGTTGCTGGCGCGCCAGCCGGAAATCGAACCGATGCTGAAGGCGATGGAGCGGGAGACCTGCACGCCCCGGGCCGGCTCCGTCGGCGTGATGGCGCGGCTCGCCGATGTGCTCGCCGCGTCGATCGTGCGTGGCTGGGTCGAATGCGGCGGCGACAACGCCATGGGCTGGTTCGAGGCCTTGCGCGATCCGCGTCTTGGCCGCGCGATCGGCGCGCTGCATCGCGCGCCCGGCCGCAACTGGACGGTCGCCGAATTGGCGGCGGAGGCGGGTTGCTCGCGCTCGCTGTTCGCCGAGCGCTTCCAGTCGATGACCGGGCAATCGCCGCTGCGCTACCTTGCCGAACTGCGCATGCGGCTCGCGACACAGTGGATCGAGCATGAGCGCCAGCCGATCGATGTGATCGCCCAACGGCTCGGCTATGCATCGCAGGCGGCGTTCAGCCGCGCGTTCAAGCGCATCACCGGGCAATCGCCGGGGATGGTGCGGCATGCCGGCGGAAGCCGCCGCGCGGCGGAATAG
- the cysC gene encoding adenylyl-sulfate kinase, with product MNMILPTASISATPNGTTRPQVRIVIVGHVDHGKSTLVGRLLHETGSLPDGKLEMLKAVSARRGMPFEWSFLLDALQTERDQGITIDTTQIRFRTRSRDVVLIDAPGHAEFLRNMITGASQADGAVLIIDALEGVRSQTRRHGYLLHLLGVKQVAVVVNKMDRVDFSADRFKEISEEISAHLIGLGVTPTAVVPISARDGDGVAEHTPRIGWYKGPTVVEALDALEPARPLAELPLRLPVQAIYKFDDRRIIAGRIESGSLKAGDEIVIMPTGKIAKIKTVESWPVTPVNGPQGAGRSVGITLDRELFLERGDIIGHSGQSPRDTRRIRARIFWLHDKPLTKGEQILIRLGTKESRATVVAIEKAIDPGALSNEENTAIARNHVGEIDISLAQPVATDPYTENPRTGRLVIEVNGRIAGGGLVLSVDAGRPAVPIDIVPVESALRPDERSARYHHNGAVVWLTGLPGSGKSTLARALERRLFGNGGSPILLDGDTFRAGLNSDLGFSPQDRSENIRRLAEVATHLARNGHIAIVAAVSPSTADRAAARRIADSAFREIYVATPAEVCETRDPKGHYAKARSGGLPSFTGITNDYQPPTGNELTIDTSNRSVSDATDEIERMLATTGILFDELTDLAANI from the coding sequence ATGAACATGATCCTTCCGACCGCCTCGATCTCGGCGACCCCCAACGGCACCACGCGTCCCCAGGTGCGCATCGTCATCGTCGGCCATGTCGACCACGGCAAATCCACCTTGGTGGGCCGCCTGCTGCATGAGACCGGCAGCCTGCCGGACGGCAAGCTGGAAATGCTGAAGGCGGTCAGCGCGCGGCGCGGCATGCCGTTCGAATGGTCGTTCCTGCTCGACGCGCTGCAGACCGAGCGCGACCAGGGCATCACCATCGACACCACCCAGATCCGCTTCCGCACCCGCTCGCGCGACGTCGTGCTGATCGACGCGCCCGGCCACGCCGAGTTCTTGCGCAACATGATCACCGGCGCCTCGCAGGCCGACGGCGCGGTGCTGATCATCGACGCGCTCGAAGGCGTCCGCTCGCAGACGCGGCGGCACGGCTATCTGCTGCATCTGCTCGGCGTGAAGCAGGTCGCGGTCGTCGTCAACAAGATGGACCGGGTGGATTTCAGTGCCGACCGTTTCAAGGAGATCAGCGAGGAGATTTCGGCGCATCTGATCGGTCTCGGCGTGACGCCGACCGCCGTGGTCCCGATCTCCGCGCGCGACGGTGACGGCGTTGCCGAACACACGCCGCGGATCGGATGGTACAAGGGGCCGACCGTGGTCGAGGCGCTCGATGCGCTCGAACCGGCACGGCCGCTGGCGGAGCTGCCGCTGCGGCTGCCGGTGCAGGCGATCTACAAGTTCGACGACCGCCGCATCATCGCGGGCCGCATCGAGTCCGGCAGCCTGAAGGCCGGCGACGAGATCGTCATCATGCCGACGGGCAAGATCGCCAAGATCAAGACGGTCGAGAGCTGGCCGGTAACGCCGGTCAACGGCCCGCAGGGCGCCGGGCGCTCGGTCGGCATCACGCTCGACCGCGAGCTGTTCCTCGAACGCGGCGACATCATCGGACATTCCGGGCAGAGCCCGCGCGACACCCGCCGCATCCGCGCGCGGATCTTCTGGCTGCACGACAAGCCGCTGACCAAGGGCGAGCAGATCCTGATCCGGCTCGGCACCAAGGAAAGCCGCGCCACCGTGGTCGCGATCGAAAAGGCGATCGATCCCGGCGCGCTGTCCAACGAAGAGAACACCGCGATCGCGCGCAACCATGTCGGCGAGATCGACATCTCGCTGGCGCAGCCGGTTGCGACCGATCCCTACACCGAAAATCCGCGCACCGGCCGCCTGGTGATCGAGGTCAACGGGCGCATCGCCGGCGGCGGCCTCGTGCTGTCGGTCGACGCCGGCCGGCCTGCGGTGCCGATCGACATCGTGCCGGTGGAATCCGCGCTGCGGCCGGACGAGCGTTCGGCGCGCTACCATCATAATGGCGCGGTGGTCTGGCTGACCGGCCTGCCCGGCTCGGGCAAGTCGACCTTGGCGCGGGCGCTGGAGCGGCGCCTGTTCGGCAATGGCGGCTCGCCGATCCTGCTCGATGGCGACACCTTCCGCGCCGGACTGAACAGTGATCTCGGCTTCTCGCCGCAGGATCGATCCGAGAACATCCGCCGCCTCGCCGAGGTCGCGACCCATCTGGCGCGCAACGGCCATATCGCGATCGTCGCCGCGGTCTCGCCGTCGACCGCCGACCGCGCGGCGGCGCGCCGCATCGCCGACAGCGCGTTCCGCGAGATCTATGTCGCGACGCCTGCCGAGGTCTGCGAGACCCGCGACCCCAAGGGCCACTACGCCAAGGCGCGCTCCGGCGGATTGCCGTCATTTACCGGCATCACCAATGACTACCAGCCGCCGACCGGCAACGAACTGACCATCGACACCTCGAACCGCTCGGTCAGCGATGCCACCGACGAGATCGAGCGGATGCTGGCCACCACCGGTATCCTGTTCGACGAACTGACCGACCTCGCGGCGAATATCTGA
- the cysD gene encoding sulfate adenylyltransferase subunit CysD — translation MDHLDELEAQSIYILREAFARLKKLALLWSLGKDSNVMIWLARKAFFGRVPFPALHVDTGKKFPEMYAFRDRFGKEWDLDLRVDPCPPIDSVDPTLPPAARSAARKTEGLKLALNKYGFDGLIAGIRRDEEATRAKERVFSPRGLEGEWDVRDQPPEFWDHFNASPPQGAHLRIHPILHWTEADIWAYTKREGIPIIPLYLAKDGKRYRSLGDQDITNPVASTASSIDEILAELENTRIPERAGRALDHETEDAFERLRVAGYL, via the coding sequence ATGGATCATCTCGATGAGCTGGAGGCCCAGAGCATCTACATTTTGCGCGAAGCGTTCGCCCGGCTGAAGAAGCTCGCGCTGCTGTGGTCGCTCGGCAAAGACTCCAACGTGATGATCTGGCTGGCGCGCAAGGCGTTCTTTGGCCGGGTCCCGTTCCCGGCCCTGCACGTCGACACCGGCAAGAAGTTTCCGGAGATGTATGCGTTCCGCGATCGCTTCGGAAAGGAATGGGATCTCGACCTGCGCGTAGACCCCTGCCCGCCGATCGACAGCGTCGACCCGACCCTGCCGCCGGCCGCCCGTTCCGCCGCGCGCAAGACCGAGGGGCTGAAGCTCGCGCTCAACAAATACGGCTTTGACGGCTTGATCGCCGGCATCCGCCGCGACGAGGAGGCAACCCGCGCCAAGGAGCGCGTGTTCTCGCCGCGCGGCCTCGAAGGCGAATGGGACGTGCGCGACCAGCCGCCGGAATTCTGGGACCACTTCAACGCCTCGCCGCCGCAAGGCGCGCATCTTCGCATCCATCCGATCCTGCATTGGACCGAGGCCGACATCTGGGCCTACACCAAGCGCGAAGGCATTCCGATCATCCCGCTCTATCTCGCCAAGGACGGCAAGCGCTATCGCTCGCTGGGGGATCAGGACATCACCAACCCGGTGGCGTCGACCGCATCCAGCATCGATGAAATCCTGGCTGAACTCGAGAACACCAGGATCCCGGAGCGCGCCGGCCGCGCGCTCGATCACGAAACCGAGGATGCGTTCGAGCGACTGCGTGTCGCCGGCTATCTCTGA
- the cysG gene encoding siroheme synthase CysG codes for MRYLPVFLDLQSGKVLLVGAGELVRAKLRLLAAAGAAVRWYATDGDHELAGIAAEDAARIERAEGDPLAADLSDVIAVLCAGAGDIGVAMSVRAKAIGLPVNVMDDLVHSTFIMPAIVDRGDVVVAVGTGGTSPVVARRIREKIEAVLPARIGDLAGFIGRVRKSMHARIEEFPLRRRFWERIVDGPIGALVLAGRHDEAEHALNAISDPAAFAGADREGKAVGHVTLVGAGPGDPDLLTVKALRALQDADVVFYDELVSPEILDRIRRDAARVPVGRRVGRPGIGQDAINRLMIEAAQAGQRAVRLKGGDPFIFGRGGEEIEALRDAGVAYSIIPGVSAGLGAAAQFEVPLTFRHEALRITFLTAHKARDAEVVDWSVLTDKKMTVVVYMGMTAAPAIREGMLAAGRSPETPVGVFARVTRPDAKAAVGTLARLPELVKQVDGGPAVLIIGDVVAHSAPWSRSNVTQLFSNQMFSELLKAAE; via the coding sequence ATGCGATATCTGCCGGTGTTTCTGGATCTGCAAAGCGGCAAGGTGCTGCTCGTTGGAGCGGGCGAGCTCGTGCGCGCCAAGTTGCGGCTGCTCGCAGCCGCCGGCGCCGCAGTGCGCTGGTACGCGACCGACGGCGATCATGAGCTCGCGGGTATCGCGGCGGAGGACGCCGCGCGCATCGAGCGCGCCGAAGGCGATCCGCTCGCTGCCGATCTCTCGGACGTCATTGCCGTGCTCTGCGCCGGCGCAGGTGACATTGGTGTTGCGATGTCGGTGCGCGCCAAGGCGATTGGCCTGCCGGTCAACGTGATGGACGACCTCGTGCACTCCACCTTCATCATGCCGGCGATCGTCGATCGCGGCGATGTCGTGGTCGCGGTCGGAACCGGCGGCACGTCGCCGGTGGTGGCGCGGCGCATCCGCGAGAAGATCGAGGCGGTGCTGCCGGCGCGGATCGGCGATCTCGCCGGCTTCATCGGCCGCGTCCGCAAATCAATGCATGCCCGCATCGAAGAGTTTCCGCTGCGCCGCCGCTTCTGGGAACGCATCGTCGATGGTCCGATCGGTGCGCTGGTGCTGGCCGGCCGCCACGACGAGGCCGAGCACGCGCTGAACGCGATCAGCGATCCCGCCGCATTCGCCGGCGCTGATCGTGAAGGCAAGGCTGTTGGTCATGTGACGCTGGTCGGCGCCGGTCCCGGCGATCCGGATCTGCTCACCGTGAAAGCGCTGCGCGCGCTGCAGGATGCCGACGTCGTGTTCTATGACGAATTGGTGTCGCCTGAAATTCTCGACCGCATCCGGCGCGATGCCGCGCGGGTTCCGGTCGGCCGCCGCGTCGGCAGGCCCGGCATCGGGCAGGACGCCATCAACCGCCTGATGATCGAGGCTGCGCAGGCGGGCCAGCGCGCGGTGCGGCTGAAGGGTGGCGATCCCTTCATCTTCGGCCGCGGTGGCGAGGAAATCGAGGCGCTGCGCGACGCCGGCGTCGCTTACTCCATCATTCCTGGTGTCTCCGCCGGTCTCGGCGCGGCGGCGCAATTCGAGGTGCCGCTGACCTTCCGGCACGAAGCGCTGCGCATCACCTTCCTCACCGCGCACAAGGCGCGCGATGCCGAGGTGGTCGACTGGTCGGTGCTGACAGACAAGAAGATGACCGTCGTCGTCTACATGGGCATGACCGCCGCGCCCGCGATCCGCGAAGGCATGCTTGCCGCGGGCCGCTCGCCGGAGACGCCGGTCGGCGTGTTCGCGCGCGTGACGCGACCGGACGCCAAGGCCGCGGTCGGCACGCTGGCGCGGCTGCCCGAACTGGTCAAACAGGTCGATGGCGGTCCAGCCGTTCTCATCATTGGCGACGTGGTCGCGCATTCCGCGCCGTGGAGCCGATCCAACGTCACCCAACTGTTCTCCAACCAGATGTTCTCCGAACTGCTGAAAGCTGCCGAATGA
- a CDS encoding DUF2849 domain-containing protein, with product MTSPLEQKKIKITGPSVVTANRTWDGAVVYRTAKQGWSTELADSAVVSTSDDARALLAEATADDVGAVGPYIAPVELKDGGKVKPGNLREHIRAKGVTIDLQVPA from the coding sequence ATGACCTCTCCGCTCGAACAGAAGAAAATCAAGATCACAGGCCCCTCGGTGGTGACCGCCAACCGCACCTGGGACGGCGCCGTCGTGTACCGAACCGCCAAGCAAGGCTGGTCCACCGAACTCGCCGATTCCGCCGTCGTCAGCACCTCTGACGATGCCCGCGCGCTGCTGGCCGAAGCCACCGCCGACGACGTCGGCGCGGTCGGCCCCTATATCGCGCCGGTCGAGCTCAAGGACGGCGGCAAGGTCAAGCCGGGCAATCTCCGCGAACACATCCGCGCCAAGGGCGTCACCATCGATCTCCAGGTCCCCGCGTAA
- a CDS encoding nitrite/sulfite reductase: protein MYAYDELDRTLINERVSEFRDQVKRRLSGELTEDEFKILRLQNGVYLQLHAYMFRVAIPYGTLSSKQLRRLAHVARRYDRGYGHFTTRQNIQFNWIKLAELPDALADLAEVGIHAMQTSGNNMRNVTSDQWAGVAPGEIEDPRIWSELIRQHTTLHPEFSFLPRKFKIAITAAEHDRAAIKIHDIGLRLHKNADGETGFEVLVGGGLGRTPFIAKTIKPFVPGRDILSYIEAILRVYNQYGRRDNIYKARIKILVHELGIEKFAKEVDEEWKAMGDVGLTLDHTAIEEVRSRFSYPAYEKLPHMPDELKQAAHDKLFERWRKNSVSAHKVQGYSIVTLSLKPVGGPPGDATAEQMDAVADLADKYSFGEIRVGHEQNLALPHVAKRDLPLLFKALDRLGLATPNVNLVTDIIACPGLDYCSLANARSIPIAQELTRRFANHDTADLIGRLHINISGCINACGHHHVGHIGILGVEKNGEEFYQITIGGRADENAQLGTLIGPAVPYAEVADVIEDIVEAYLALRDRPEELFVDTVKRLGVEPIRERVYATR from the coding sequence ATGTATGCTTATGACGAACTCGACCGCACGCTGATCAACGAGCGTGTTTCGGAATTCCGCGATCAGGTGAAGCGCCGCCTCTCCGGCGAGCTCACCGAGGACGAATTCAAGATCCTGCGCCTGCAGAACGGCGTGTATTTGCAGCTGCACGCCTACATGTTCCGCGTCGCGATCCCCTACGGCACGCTGTCGTCGAAGCAGCTGCGCCGGCTCGCCCACGTCGCGCGCCGCTACGACCGGGGCTATGGCCACTTCACCACCCGGCAGAACATCCAGTTCAACTGGATCAAGCTCGCCGAGCTGCCGGATGCGCTGGCCGATCTCGCCGAGGTCGGCATCCACGCGATGCAGACCTCCGGCAACAACATGCGCAACGTCACCTCGGACCAGTGGGCCGGCGTTGCGCCCGGCGAGATCGAGGATCCCCGGATCTGGTCGGAGCTGATCCGCCAGCACACCACGCTGCATCCGGAATTCTCGTTCCTGCCGCGCAAATTCAAGATCGCGATTACCGCCGCCGAGCACGATCGCGCGGCGATCAAGATCCACGACATCGGGCTGCGCCTGCACAAGAACGCCGACGGCGAGACCGGCTTCGAGGTGCTGGTCGGCGGCGGCCTCGGCCGCACGCCGTTCATCGCCAAGACCATCAAGCCATTCGTCCCCGGCCGCGATATCCTGAGCTATATCGAGGCGATCTTGCGGGTCTACAACCAGTACGGCCGCCGCGACAATATCTACAAGGCGCGCATCAAGATCCTGGTGCACGAGCTCGGCATCGAGAAGTTCGCCAAGGAAGTTGACGAGGAGTGGAAGGCGATGGGCGATGTCGGGCTGACGCTCGATCACACCGCCATCGAGGAGGTCCGCTCGCGCTTCTCCTATCCGGCCTACGAGAAGCTGCCGCACATGCCGGACGAGCTGAAGCAGGCCGCGCATGACAAGCTGTTCGAGCGCTGGCGCAAGAACTCGGTGTCGGCGCACAAGGTGCAGGGCTACTCGATCGTGACGCTGTCGCTGAAGCCGGTCGGTGGTCCGCCCGGCGATGCCACCGCCGAGCAGATGGACGCGGTCGCCGACCTCGCCGACAAATATTCATTTGGCGAGATCCGCGTCGGCCACGAGCAGAACCTGGCGCTGCCGCACGTCGCCAAGCGCGATCTGCCGCTTCTGTTCAAGGCGCTCGACCGCCTCGGCCTCGCGACGCCGAATGTCAATCTGGTGACCGATATCATCGCCTGCCCGGGTCTGGACTACTGCTCGCTGGCCAATGCGCGCTCGATCCCGATCGCGCAGGAGCTGACGCGGCGCTTCGCCAACCACGACACCGCCGACCTGATCGGCCGGCTGCACATCAACATCTCCGGCTGCATCAATGCCTGCGGCCATCACCATGTCGGCCACATCGGTATTCTCGGCGTCGAGAAGAACGGTGAGGAGTTCTACCAGATCACGATCGGCGGCCGCGCCGACGAGAACGCGCAGTTGGGCACCCTGATCGGCCCGGCCGTTCCCTATGCGGAAGTCGCCGACGTGATCGAAGACATTGTCGAAGCCTATCTCGCGCTGCGCGACCGTCCCGAGGAATTGTTCGTCGATACGGTGAAGCGTCTGGGCGTCGAACCTATCAGGGAGCGCGTCTATGCCACTCGTTAA
- a CDS encoding DUF934 domain-containing protein produces the protein MPLVKQGRITTDLFVHVADGAELPGDGAVLVSAERFLADPQALLRRPGKLGVIWPNNRNLDDLVPHLDRLASVALVFPTFRDGRAYSQARLLRERYGYDGELRATGQILRDQFVFMTRAGFDAFEVKKDADADAFAQTMKRYSVFYQPTGDGRVTALNRRMQLRHSESAGQ, from the coding sequence ATGCCACTCGTTAAGCAGGGAAGAATCACCACCGATCTGTTCGTGCATGTCGCCGACGGCGCCGAGCTGCCCGGCGACGGCGCGGTGCTGGTGAGCGCCGAGCGCTTTCTCGCCGATCCGCAGGCGCTGCTGCGCCGTCCCGGCAAGCTGGGGGTGATCTGGCCGAACAACCGCAACCTCGATGACCTCGTGCCGCATCTCGATCGGCTCGCCTCGGTCGCGCTGGTGTTCCCGACCTTCCGCGACGGCCGCGCCTACAGCCAGGCGCGCCTGCTGCGCGAGCGCTACGGCTATGATGGCGAGCTGCGCGCCACCGGGCAGATCCTGCGCGACCAGTTCGTGTTCATGACCCGCGCCGGCTTCGATGCCTTCGAGGTGAAGAAGGATGCCGACGCCGACGCGTTCGCCCAGACCATGAAGCGCTATTCGGTGTTCTACCAACCGACCGGCGACGGCCGCGTCACCGCACTGAACCGCCGCATGCAGCTGCGTCATTCGGAGAGCGCCGGCCAGTGA
- a CDS encoding phosphoadenylyl-sulfate reductase, with translation MSTLAPELTAAPPALPAADALDRALRTASPAEVIAAALKTVGRERLALVSSFGTESAALLKVMADVDPAIPVVFLDTGWLFEETLAYRDTLIKTLGLTDVRSIKPDEEALSRLDPDRELWFSDPDACCRIRKVEPLARALKPFAGWINGRKRFQGGARAEIPVVEDDGVRLKFNPFANVSREEIEAIYTLGKLPPHPLVASGYQSVGCMPCSSRAAAGEDARDGRWRGRAKTECGIHTTKMS, from the coding sequence GTGAGCACGCTTGCACCAGAGCTCACTGCGGCGCCGCCCGCATTGCCCGCGGCCGATGCGCTCGATCGCGCGCTGCGCACGGCATCGCCCGCCGAGGTGATCGCCGCCGCGCTGAAGACGGTCGGCCGCGAGAGGCTGGCGCTGGTGTCGTCGTTCGGCACCGAGTCGGCCGCGCTGCTCAAGGTGATGGCGGATGTCGATCCGGCGATCCCGGTGGTGTTCCTCGACACCGGCTGGTTGTTCGAGGAGACGCTGGCCTATCGCGACACGCTGATCAAGACGCTCGGCCTCACCGATGTGCGCTCGATCAAGCCCGACGAAGAGGCGCTGTCGCGTCTCGATCCGGACCGGGAGTTGTGGTTCAGCGATCCCGACGCCTGCTGCCGCATCCGCAAGGTGGAGCCGTTGGCGCGTGCGCTGAAGCCGTTCGCCGGCTGGATCAACGGCCGCAAGCGGTTCCAGGGCGGCGCCCGCGCCGAAATCCCTGTCGTTGAGGACGATGGCGTCAGGCTGAAATTCAATCCATTCGCCAATGTCTCGCGCGAGGAGATCGAGGCGATCTACACGCTCGGCAAGCTGCCGCCGCATCCACTTGTCGCATCGGGTTATCAGTCGGTCGGGTGTATGCCTTGCTCGAGCCGGGCTGCAGCCGGCGAGGATGCCCGCGATGGCCGCTGGCGCGGCCGGGCGAAGACGGAATGCGGCATCCACACAACCAAGATGTCGTAA